A genomic window from Phycisphaerae bacterium includes:
- a CDS encoding sigma-70 family RNA polymerase sigma factor — MSDPRDVQPNEAELIAAAQAGQLSAFGSLIGFYQDRLYNLGYRLCGSHDDAAELTQETFLRALKGIGQFQRRSRFYTWMVRIMINLSRDMHDRARRETRHVAAQAHDLLKHSQAAQMARAQNPGARLENRETAEIIQQGIEALDPHLRETLVLREVEQMSYRDIAETLKISEGTVKSRVFRAREALRSVLAPYVEEGR; from the coding sequence GTGTCCGACCCGCGGGATGTGCAACCGAACGAAGCCGAGCTGATTGCGGCGGCCCAGGCGGGCCAGCTCTCCGCCTTCGGTTCGTTGATCGGATTCTACCAGGACCGGCTCTATAACCTCGGCTACCGGCTTTGCGGGTCACACGACGACGCAGCGGAGTTGACCCAGGAGACGTTTCTGCGGGCCCTCAAGGGGATCGGGCAGTTTCAGCGCCGTTCGCGGTTTTATACCTGGATGGTGCGGATCATGATTAATCTGAGCCGGGACATGCACGACCGTGCGCGGCGGGAGACGCGTCACGTGGCGGCCCAGGCCCACGACCTGCTGAAGCACTCGCAGGCCGCTCAGATGGCCCGGGCGCAGAATCCGGGGGCGCGACTTGAGAATCGGGAGACCGCGGAAATCATTCAGCAGGGCATCGAGGCGCTCGACCCGCACCTGCGGGAGACGCTGGTGCTGCGGGAAGTGGAACAGATGAGCTATCGCGACATTGCTGAAACTTTAAAAATATCAGAAGGGACGGTTAAGAGCCGGGTTTTCCGGGCGAGAGAGGCCCTTCGGAGCGTTTTGGCCCCTTACGTCGAAGAAGGCCGATGA